In Terriglobus sp. TAA 43, a single window of DNA contains:
- a CDS encoding transketolase C-terminal domain-containing protein — protein MLTLSQSRTAIDNGLHAGGAFSATIPMVALFYGGFLSLDIEDPTRRGQNIFTLSKGHAVATLASIYAEIGYFDAKLLMNSRSHHSLLNGHPGPVLPGIHIATGPMGQGIGVAQGFAIAGRTSPRFDSYAMVGDGELQEGTCWETIMYAGQSHLDNLCVLVDRNHGQLDVHNRTLFPMPELDEVLRSFGWNAHSVDATQYDGVVAALEQFRYGPRNGKPTAIICNTTKGYGAFSDFMNKHKVTTAEALLDQEAELQHARRAERVAEFQELLIKLDGTQEDKRIAQLLRRAAKDMHLDESNGFSQVIGPVLTRRAPMRSKAVQYNDAALPRLDRGKQYIAADIVTAAMKVFARDRRVVSIDSDLASTSGLEAGVAAVDQARALNVGVAEANMMLIGEAMAALGMQVWTSTFCPFFNWQVMRRIAVGQQERLEAIAATDGWLSEGHGLDLTFLATAANFETRTNGATHMGNDDITTFDAVGHLKIIDVSCPQQMLSLMKWAMQGNKGLLYVRVMRTASAVLYGPEYVFEFGAGHILKQTETDTVALISSGRGTHEALEAARLCAEEGIAVTVVDMPSIDEELLLQLHRSGKKLIFAEQNNGYIWQNYLKVLYRHREFHSSSTVFTVNTLDAHGKPQFIHSATYEELVEVFGLSGTALARKVLEVDGERESEEFSHGIAHRA, from the coding sequence TTGCTGACGCTTTCTCAGAGTCGGACCGCTATAGACAATGGACTGCATGCAGGTGGAGCATTCTCCGCCACCATTCCCATGGTGGCATTGTTCTATGGTGGGTTTCTTTCACTTGACATCGAAGATCCAACGCGACGCGGTCAGAATATTTTCACGTTGAGCAAGGGGCATGCTGTTGCAACACTTGCTTCTATCTATGCGGAGATTGGTTACTTCGATGCGAAGTTGCTAATGAATTCCCGCTCGCACCATAGCTTGCTGAATGGACATCCAGGGCCCGTTCTGCCCGGCATTCACATTGCCACTGGACCGATGGGACAAGGTATCGGCGTTGCGCAGGGATTTGCGATCGCAGGGCGTACTAGCCCACGTTTTGATTCATATGCAATGGTGGGTGATGGCGAACTGCAGGAAGGGACCTGCTGGGAGACCATTATGTATGCGGGCCAAAGCCATCTGGATAATTTGTGTGTTCTGGTTGACCGAAACCATGGTCAGCTTGATGTTCACAACCGCACGCTTTTTCCGATGCCGGAGCTGGATGAAGTCCTCCGTTCCTTTGGATGGAATGCGCATAGTGTAGACGCCACACAATACGACGGTGTTGTGGCCGCGTTGGAGCAATTCCGTTATGGGCCACGCAATGGTAAGCCGACAGCCATCATCTGCAATACAACGAAGGGTTACGGTGCGTTCAGTGACTTCATGAACAAACATAAAGTCACAACTGCCGAAGCGTTGTTGGATCAGGAGGCCGAGTTACAGCATGCACGTCGCGCGGAACGTGTTGCAGAGTTTCAAGAGCTGTTGATCAAACTCGATGGCACCCAGGAAGACAAGCGTATTGCCCAGCTATTGCGACGAGCGGCTAAAGATATGCATCTGGATGAGTCCAACGGCTTCTCGCAAGTGATCGGCCCGGTACTTACGCGCCGCGCTCCGATGCGTTCGAAGGCGGTGCAATACAACGATGCTGCTCTGCCACGATTGGATCGTGGAAAGCAGTACATCGCCGCGGATATTGTCACCGCAGCGATGAAGGTCTTTGCTCGCGATCGCCGCGTTGTATCAATTGATTCTGATCTTGCATCCACCAGTGGTTTAGAAGCGGGTGTGGCTGCGGTGGATCAAGCTAGGGCATTGAATGTGGGTGTTGCGGAAGCCAACATGATGTTGATTGGCGAAGCCATGGCTGCACTTGGAATGCAGGTATGGACCAGCACGTTCTGCCCATTCTTTAACTGGCAAGTGATGCGACGCATCGCAGTGGGACAGCAGGAGAGGCTTGAGGCGATTGCAGCGACCGATGGGTGGCTGAGCGAAGGCCATGGTCTGGATCTGACGTTTCTTGCTACGGCGGCCAACTTCGAAACACGTACGAATGGCGCTACCCACATGGGTAACGATGACATCACCACGTTTGATGCTGTCGGACACTTGAAGATCATTGACGTTTCTTGCCCCCAGCAGATGTTGTCGTTGATGAAGTGGGCTATGCAGGGCAACAAGGGCTTGCTGTATGTCAGAGTCATGCGCACCGCATCTGCTGTGTTGTATGGGCCGGAGTACGTCTTCGAGTTCGGGGCTGGCCATATTCTGAAGCAAACAGAAACTGATACCGTTGCGCTTATTAGTAGTGGACGTGGAACGCATGAAGCTTTGGAGGCTGCCCGTCTTTGCGCAGAGGAAGGCATTGCCGTCACTGTGGTGGATATGCCGTCTATCGATGAGGAGTTGTTACTTCAATTGCATCGGTCGGGAAAGAAGCTGATCTTCGCTGAGCAGAACAACGGTTATATCTGGCAAAACTATCTGAAGGTGCTTTACCGTCATCGTGAGTTCCATTCATCTTCCACTGTATTTACGGTGAATACGCTGGATGCGCATGGCAAGCCGCAGTTCATACACTCCGCAACGTATGAAGAGTTAGTCGAAGTGTTTGGACTTTCAGGAACGGCTCTAGCCAGGAAGGTCTTGGAAGTGGATGGTGAGCGGGAAAGTGAGGAATTCAGCCATGGCATTGCCCATCGTGCATGA
- a CDS encoding cupin domain-containing protein — protein sequence MALPIVHESDIEALDLPGRMLRWVVTEETTGAEHCSVAMIEVQPGQKVRPAHSHPHGEEVIYLVSGSGRVWIDGEIGEVRTGSMVLFPQGKPHMLQNTSGEVMKVVCFFAPATSLDNYQMFEGLGFQD from the coding sequence ATGGCATTGCCCATCGTGCATGAAAGCGACATCGAGGCACTGGATCTACCAGGCCGGATGTTGCGCTGGGTTGTAACAGAAGAGACCACTGGGGCAGAGCATTGCAGCGTGGCCATGATTGAGGTACAGCCCGGTCAAAAGGTACGGCCTGCGCACTCCCATCCTCACGGCGAAGAAGTTATCTATCTTGTCAGCGGTAGTGGACGCGTGTGGATTGACGGAGAGATTGGTGAGGTGCGCACAGGCAGCATGGTTCTCTTCCCTCAGGGAAAGCCGCATATGTTGCAGAACACGAGCGGTGAAGTAATGAAAGTTGTCTGCTTCTTTGCGCCAGCGACAAGCCTGGATAACTACCAGATGTTTGAAGGTCTTGGTTTTCAGGACTAA
- a CDS encoding SMP-30/gluconolactonase/LRE family protein has translation MSNPILDFGIDTNSLQYIGEGLQRPECILVERNGTLWSADSRGGVVRMRHDGTQEIVTQRISDYFADAGDEATRYLTGTLPNGLAFAPNGDILISNFGTDRLEVMTRSGESHVLANSIEGEAIGKVNFVLRDSKGRIWITVSTRIKNWMHALRTDLYDGYIARYIDGKFRIMADGFQFTNEIRMDANEEWMYAVETTGGHIRRMRVHEDGTLGTPEVFGPSSLGKGAWPDGIAFDSIGNLWGTCVYSDKLWALTPQGDLRVFLDEGDPAKVDALEQQFLAGAVTQDVLFATGRGIAPWMASVTFGGPDLQTLYIGSLRGQRIPYFRAPAPGLPMVHWHESH, from the coding sequence ATGTCTAATCCCATTCTTGATTTCGGTATCGACACAAATTCCCTGCAATACATTGGCGAAGGCTTACAGCGCCCAGAGTGCATCCTTGTAGAACGCAATGGAACACTGTGGTCTGCAGATTCGCGCGGCGGTGTGGTGCGTATGCGGCATGATGGAACGCAGGAGATCGTGACGCAGCGTATCTCCGACTACTTTGCGGATGCTGGTGACGAAGCTACACGTTATCTGACCGGCACTCTGCCCAACGGGCTGGCATTCGCTCCAAATGGAGATATCCTCATTTCCAACTTTGGCACGGACCGTCTGGAAGTCATGACACGTTCCGGCGAATCGCATGTGCTGGCGAACAGCATTGAAGGTGAAGCGATTGGCAAGGTGAATTTCGTCCTGCGGGATTCAAAGGGACGTATCTGGATCACCGTTTCCACACGCATCAAGAACTGGATGCACGCATTGCGTACCGACTTGTACGACGGATACATCGCACGTTACATTGACGGAAAATTCCGCATCATGGCCGATGGATTTCAATTCACCAACGAAATCCGTATGGATGCCAACGAAGAGTGGATGTACGCCGTAGAAACAACCGGCGGCCATATTCGGCGCATGCGAGTCCACGAAGACGGGACTTTGGGAACTCCTGAAGTCTTTGGGCCATCAAGCCTTGGCAAGGGTGCATGGCCGGACGGAATTGCATTCGATAGTATCGGCAATTTGTGGGGCACCTGCGTCTATTCCGACAAGTTGTGGGCGCTCACTCCTCAGGGCGATCTGCGTGTGTTCCTGGATGAGGGCGACCCAGCGAAAGTCGACGCGTTGGAACAACAATTTCTTGCGGGTGCAGTCACGCAGGATGTGCTCTTCGCAACCGGTCGCGGCATTGCACCTTGGATGGCAAGTGTGACCTTCGGAGGACCAGACCTACAGACCCTTTACATCGGTTCGTTGCGGGGCCAACGCATCCCCTATTTCCGCGCGCCTGCACCGGGCTTGCCGATGGTCCACTGGCACGAATCCCACTAA
- a CDS encoding CoA-acylating methylmalonate-semialdehyde dehydrogenase encodes MSNTATLPDLTAETASLRVISHWIGGAAVPGTSGRFSDIYNPATGRVQARLALANGTELASAVAAAKAAFPEWAAFPPLRRARILFRFRELLEKNTDRIAAAITSEHGKVLSDAKGEVTRGLEVVEFATGIPQLLKGEFTEQVGTGIDSWNMRQPLGVVAGITPFNFPAMVPMWMFPVALACGNTFILKPSERDPSAALILAELLKEAGLPDGVFNVLHGDKESVDGLLDHPDVQAISFVGSTPIAEYVYARGTAKGKRVQALGGAKNHMIVMPDADLDQAADALVGAAYGSAGERCMAISIAVTVGNNTADELREKLLERIAKLKIEPGTEATSDMGPLVTKQHLERVKGYLNTGVQEGSELVVDGRNSALPKGDGFFLGASLFDHVKPEMSIYKDEIFGPVLGIVRANNFQTALDLINQHEFGNGTSIFTRDGDTARAFTHAVQVGMVGVNIPIPVPMAFHSFGGWKRSLFGDHAMHGPEGVRFYTRVKTVTARWPTGIRVGVDTTMPTLG; translated from the coding sequence GTGTCCAATACCGCCACTCTTCCTGATTTGACTGCAGAAACTGCTTCGCTACGTGTGATCTCGCACTGGATCGGCGGCGCCGCTGTGCCCGGTACATCGGGCCGTTTCAGCGACATCTACAATCCCGCAACCGGTCGGGTACAGGCTCGCCTTGCATTAGCAAACGGTACAGAACTCGCAAGTGCTGTTGCCGCGGCTAAAGCGGCGTTTCCAGAGTGGGCGGCATTTCCGCCGCTACGTCGCGCGCGCATCCTGTTTCGCTTTCGCGAGTTGCTGGAAAAGAATACCGATCGCATTGCGGCAGCCATCACATCGGAGCACGGGAAGGTACTCTCCGATGCGAAGGGCGAAGTAACACGCGGGTTGGAAGTCGTTGAATTTGCTACCGGCATCCCTCAACTACTGAAGGGTGAATTTACAGAGCAGGTAGGCACAGGCATCGATAGCTGGAACATGCGGCAACCACTGGGTGTCGTCGCAGGTATCACACCGTTCAACTTCCCAGCCATGGTGCCCATGTGGATGTTCCCTGTGGCGCTGGCCTGCGGCAACACATTCATCCTGAAGCCAAGCGAACGCGATCCCAGTGCCGCGCTCATCCTCGCCGAACTCCTGAAAGAAGCAGGCCTTCCCGACGGTGTATTCAACGTACTCCACGGCGACAAAGAATCCGTAGATGGGCTGTTGGATCATCCGGATGTGCAGGCGATCAGCTTCGTAGGATCAACTCCCATCGCCGAATATGTCTACGCGCGCGGCACGGCAAAGGGAAAGCGCGTGCAGGCACTTGGCGGCGCGAAGAATCACATGATCGTGATGCCAGATGCAGACCTCGATCAGGCAGCGGACGCGCTCGTTGGAGCTGCCTACGGCTCCGCCGGTGAACGTTGCATGGCAATCTCAATCGCTGTGACTGTAGGCAACAACACAGCGGACGAACTGCGTGAAAAGTTGTTAGAGCGCATTGCCAAGCTGAAGATAGAACCCGGAACGGAAGCCACTTCCGATATGGGACCGCTCGTAACAAAGCAGCATCTTGAGCGCGTAAAGGGCTACCTCAACACAGGCGTGCAGGAAGGCTCAGAGTTGGTTGTAGATGGCCGCAACTCTGCACTGCCAAAAGGCGACGGCTTCTTCCTGGGAGCTTCCCTGTTCGATCATGTGAAGCCTGAGATGAGCATCTATAAGGACGAAATCTTCGGCCCCGTGCTCGGCATTGTGCGTGCGAATAACTTCCAGACCGCGCTGGACCTAATCAATCAACACGAGTTCGGTAATGGCACGTCCATCTTCACACGCGATGGAGATACTGCTCGCGCTTTCACACACGCGGTTCAGGTGGGCATGGTAGGCGTGAACATCCCTATTCCTGTGCCAATGGCGTTCCATAGCTTCGGCGGCTGGAAACGCTCACTGTTTGGCGACCATGCCATGCACGGCCCAGAAGGCGTCCGTTTCTACACGCGCGTCAAGACAGTCACCGCTCGGTGGCCTACGGGCATCCGCGTAGGTGTAGATACCACGATGCCAACACTAGGCTAA
- a CDS encoding PQQ-binding-like beta-propeller repeat protein, protein MQYRKFISASLCASATLMVALSSKHATTVRAEQHRRYADWSQFEGSSDASQYSSLRQVNKANVTQLQQAWFYPAGNNGLLFGSNPIVVDGVMFVLGRSNRIAALNAVTGKEIWVYDTQNPRGITNRGLTYWKSDDGTDARILFASNNELHALSAKSGTLITSFGVNGSVNLKEGLGRDPSKVRSIQSSTPGKIFGNLILMGSAPGEDYGSPPGDIRAYDVITGKLVWSFHTIPHPGEFGYDTWPADAWQYEGGVNTWGEFSIDENRGIAYFPLGSATYDFYGADRKGMNLFANCILALDAKTGKYLWHFQTVHHDLWDYDLAASPKLITVKHDGKVVDALAAAGKNGFLYVLDRVTGKPLWPIEERPVPVSTVPGEQSWPTQPFPTVVPPFVRQSFTADDINPYIQEPAERERLRKLVREAKNNGLFTPPALQNTIQAPGNGGGANWGALAADPDAGFVYVQAKNAPSLLKLEPRAPRRPIQGPPSTVGLVLYKQNCQACHLAEQQGQPPAIPSLKGVVERIGTSRVKETVHNGQSPMPAFADFTNTDLDALLAYLESPSTAKAPPNLEALLAPPPKTAGQRYWTGYGYMDSEDGLPAIKGPWSTLTAYDLNRGKIAWQVPLGGITRLEAKGIKGTGSYWPRGGVAVTAGGLIFSGTKSDSKFRAYDKDTGKVLWEKELPAAPEGIPAVYEVNGREYIVISARPGTVLAGTDVGAHQNSDGPLAKETSGDAAPSQGYYVFALPAKR, encoded by the coding sequence ATGCAATATCGCAAGTTCATCAGCGCGAGCTTATGCGCATCCGCAACATTGATGGTGGCACTCTCCAGCAAACATGCGACTACCGTCCGTGCGGAACAGCACAGGCGGTATGCTGACTGGTCTCAGTTCGAAGGCAGCTCGGATGCATCTCAGTATTCTTCTCTGAGACAAGTCAACAAGGCGAACGTGACCCAGCTGCAGCAGGCGTGGTTTTATCCAGCGGGGAACAACGGTCTACTATTTGGCTCAAACCCTATCGTTGTCGATGGTGTGATGTTTGTGTTGGGCCGGAGCAACCGCATTGCGGCTCTGAATGCAGTCACGGGCAAAGAGATCTGGGTGTATGACACGCAGAATCCTCGTGGCATTACTAATCGTGGTCTCACGTATTGGAAGAGCGACGATGGGACGGATGCCCGCATCCTGTTTGCAAGCAACAATGAATTACATGCGTTGAGCGCGAAGTCTGGAACCTTGATTACGTCCTTTGGTGTGAATGGGAGCGTGAATCTTAAAGAAGGGCTTGGTCGCGATCCATCGAAGGTTCGGTCGATCCAGTCGAGTACGCCTGGGAAGATATTTGGAAACCTCATCCTTATGGGATCGGCTCCTGGCGAGGACTACGGTTCACCTCCGGGAGATATACGTGCCTATGACGTGATTACGGGCAAGCTGGTGTGGAGTTTTCATACGATTCCGCATCCGGGTGAGTTTGGTTATGACACCTGGCCGGCAGATGCGTGGCAATACGAAGGTGGCGTGAATACATGGGGAGAATTCTCCATTGACGAGAATCGTGGCATCGCCTATTTCCCGCTTGGATCGGCCACGTATGACTTTTATGGCGCGGACAGAAAGGGCATGAACCTGTTCGCAAATTGCATCCTTGCTTTGGATGCGAAGACCGGAAAGTACCTTTGGCACTTTCAAACTGTGCACCATGATCTGTGGGATTACGATCTTGCGGCATCGCCAAAGTTGATTACCGTAAAGCATGACGGCAAGGTTGTTGATGCGCTTGCAGCTGCGGGCAAGAATGGCTTTCTGTATGTTCTGGATCGAGTCACGGGTAAGCCACTGTGGCCTATTGAGGAACGTCCCGTACCGGTTTCAACAGTACCGGGTGAGCAGTCTTGGCCAACACAGCCTTTTCCCACGGTAGTGCCGCCGTTTGTGCGGCAAAGCTTTACTGCTGATGACATTAATCCATATATCCAAGAGCCCGCAGAGCGGGAAAGATTGCGGAAGCTGGTGCGCGAGGCAAAGAACAACGGCTTGTTTACGCCCCCCGCACTGCAGAACACCATTCAAGCTCCCGGCAATGGAGGCGGTGCGAATTGGGGTGCACTCGCTGCTGATCCCGATGCGGGCTTTGTTTATGTTCAAGCCAAGAACGCACCGTCATTGTTGAAGCTGGAGCCGCGAGCGCCTCGTCGTCCGATCCAAGGCCCTCCATCCACTGTTGGCTTGGTGCTTTACAAACAGAATTGCCAAGCCTGCCATCTTGCGGAGCAGCAGGGGCAGCCACCTGCTATCCCTTCGTTAAAGGGCGTTGTGGAACGGATCGGCACGTCTCGTGTGAAGGAGACCGTGCACAACGGGCAATCACCGATGCCTGCATTCGCTGATTTCACAAACACCGATCTTGATGCGCTGCTTGCGTATCTTGAGAGTCCGTCGACGGCTAAAGCTCCTCCGAATCTAGAGGCGTTGCTGGCGCCACCACCTAAGACCGCTGGTCAGCGTTATTGGACGGGCTACGGATATATGGATTCGGAAGATGGCTTGCCTGCTATCAAGGGACCGTGGTCGACGTTGACCGCGTACGACTTGAATCGCGGCAAGATCGCCTGGCAGGTTCCTCTTGGAGGCATCACGCGCCTTGAAGCAAAAGGGATTAAGGGGACTGGAAGTTACTGGCCTCGTGGCGGCGTTGCGGTTACGGCTGGTGGTCTTATCTTCTCTGGAACGAAGTCTGATTCCAAGTTCCGCGCTTATGACAAGGACACTGGAAAGGTTTTGTGGGAGAAAGAACTTCCTGCAGCACCGGAAGGTATTCCTGCTGTGTATGAAGTGAATGGCAGGGAATACATCGTGATCAGCGCAAGACCTGGAACAGTTCTTGCTGGAACCGACGTGGGAGCGCATCAGAACAGCGACGGTCCGCTTGCGAAGGAGACTTCTGGTGATGCGGCGCCTTCGCAGGGATACTACGTGTTCGCTCTGCCAGCAAAACGATAA